A genomic window from Nomascus leucogenys isolate Asia chromosome 10, Asia_NLE_v1, whole genome shotgun sequence includes:
- the CHMP2A gene encoding charged multivesicular body protein 2a translates to MDLLFGRRKTPEELLRQNQRALNRAMRELDRERQKLETQEKKIIADIKKMAKQGQMDAVRIMAKDLVRTRRYVRKFVLMRANIQAVSLKIQTLKSNNSMAQAMKGVTKAMGTMNRQLKLPQIQKIMMEFERQAEIMDMKEEMMNDAIDDAMGDEEDEEESDAVVSQVLDELGLSLTDELSNLPSTGGSLSVAAGGKKAEAAASALADADADLEERLKNLRRD, encoded by the exons ATGGACCTGTTGTTCGGGCGCCGGAAGACGCCAGAGGAGCTACTGCGGCAGAACCAGAGGGCCCTGAACCGTGCCATGCGGGAGCTGGACCGCGAGCGACAGAAACTAGAGACCCAGGAGAAGAAAATCATTGCAGACATTAAGAAGATGGCCAAGCAAGGCCAGATG GATGCTGTTCGCATCATGGCAAAAGACTTGGTGCGCACCCGGCGCTATGTGCGCAAGTTTGTACTGATGCGGGCCAACATCCAGGCTGTGTCCCTAAAGATCCAGACACTCAAGTCCAACAACTCGATGGCACAAGCCATGAAGGGTGTCACCAAGGCCATGGGCACCATGAACAGACAG CTGAAGTTGCCCCAGATCCAGAAGATCATGATGGAGTTTGAGCGGCAGGCAGAGATCATGGATATGAAGGAGGAGATGATGAATGATGCCATTGATGATGCCATGGGtgatgaggaagatgaagaggagag TGATGCTGTTGTGTCCCAGGTCCTGGATGAGCTGGGACTTAGCCTAACAGATGAGCTGTCAA ACCTCCCCTCAACTGGGGGCTCACTTAGTGTGGCTGCTGGTGGGAAAAAAGCAGAGGCCGCGGCCTCAGCCCTAGCTGATGCTGATGCAGACCTCGAGGAACGGCTTAAGAACCTGCGGAGGGACTGA
- the TRIM28 gene encoding transcription intermediary factor 1-beta, producing the protein MAASAAAASAAAASAASGSPGPGEGSAGGEKRSTASSAAASASASAAASSPAGGGAEALELLEHCGVCRERLRPEREPRLLPCLHSACSACLGPAAPAAANSSGDGGAAGDGAVVDCPVCKQQCFSKDIVENYFMRDSGSKAATDAQDANQCCTSCEDNAPATSYCVECSEPLCETCVEAHQRVKYTKDHTVRSTGPAKSRDGERTVYCNVHKHEPLVLFCESCDTLTCRDCQLNAHKDHQYQFLEDAVRNQRKLLASLVKRLGDKHATLQKSTKEVRSSIRQVSDVQKRVQVDVKMAILQIMKELNKRGRVLVNDAQKVTEGQQERLERQHWTMTKIQKHQEHILRFASWALESDNNTALLLSKKLIYFQLHRALKMIVDPVEPHGEMKFQWDLNAWTKSAEAFGKIVAERPGTNSTGPAPMAPPRAPGPLSKQGSGSSQPMEVQEGYGFGSGDDPYSSAEPHVSGVKRSRSGEGEVSGLMRKVPRVSLERLDLDLTADSQPPVFKVFPGSTTEDYNLIVIERGAAAAATGQPGTAPAGTPGAPPLAGMAMVKEEETEAAIGAPPTATEGPETKPVLMALAEGPGAEGPRLASPSGSTSSGLEVVAPEGTSAPGGGPGTLDDSATICRVCQKPGDLVMCNQCEFCFHLDCHLPALQDVPGEEWSCSLCHVLPDLKEEDGSLSLDGADSTGVVAKLSPANQRKCERVLLALFCHEPCRPLHQLATDSTFSLDQPGGTLDLTLIRARLQEKLSPPYSSPQEFAQDVGRMFKQFNKLTEDKADVQSIIGLQRFFETRMNEAFGDTKFSAVLVEPPPMSLPGAGLSSQELSGGPGDGP; encoded by the exons ATGGCGGCCTCGGCGGCGGCAGCCTCGGCAGCAGCGGCCTCGGCCGCCTCTGGCAGCCCGGGCCCGGGCGAAGGCTCCGCTGGCGGCGAAAAGCGCTCCACCGCCTCTTCGGCCGCAGCCTCGGCCTCTGCCTCAGCCGCGGCGTCGTCGCCCGCGGGGGGCGGCGCCGAGGCGCTGGAGCTGCTGGAGCACTGCGGCGTGTGCAGAGAGCGCCTGCGACCCGAGAGGGAGCCCCGCCTGCTGCCCTGTTTGCACTCGGCCTGTAGTGCCTGCTTAGGGCCTGCGGCGCCCGCCGCCGCCAACAGCTCGGGGGACGGCGGGGCGGCGGGCGACGGCGCCG TGGTGGACTGTCCCGTGTGCAAGCAACAGTGCTTCTCCAAAGACATCGTGGAGAATTATTTCATGCGTGATAGTGGCAGCAAGGCTGCCACCGACGCCCAGGATGCGAACCAG TGCTGCACTAGCTGTGAGGATAATGCCCCAGCCACCAGCTACTGTGTGGAGTGCTCGGAGCCTCTGTGTGAGACCTGTGTAGAGGCGCACCAGCGGGTGAAGTACACCAAGGACCACACTGTGCGCTCTACTG GGCCAGCCAAGTCTCGGGATGGTGAACGTACCGTCTATTGCAACGTACACAAGCATGAACCCCTTGTGCTGTTTTGTGAGAGCTGTGATACTCTCACCTGCCGAGACTGCCAGCTCAATGCCCACAAAGACCACCA GTACCAGTTCTTAGAGGATGCAGTGAGGAACCAGCGCAAGCTCCTGGCCTCACTGGTGAAGCGCCTTGGGGACAAACATGCAACATTGCAGAAGAGCACCAAGGAGGTTCGCAGCTC GATCCGCCAGGTGTCTGACGTACAGAAGCGTGTGCAAGTGGATGTCAAGATGGCCATCCTGCAGATCATGAAGGAGTTGAATAAGCGGGGCCGTGTGCTGGTCAACGATGCCCAG AAGGTGACTGAGGGGCAGCAGGAGCGCCTGGAGCGGCAGCACTGGACCATGACCAAGATCCAGAAGCACCAGGAGCACATTCTGCGCTTTGCCTCTTGGGCTCTAGAGAGTGACAACAACACAGCCCTTCTGCTTTCTAAGAAGTTG ATCTACTTCCAGCTGCACCGGGCCCTCAAGATGATTGTGGATCCCGTGGAGCCACATGGCGAGATGAAGTTTCAGTGGGACCTCAATGCCTGGACCAAGAGTGCCGAGGCCTTCG GCAAGATTGTGGCAGAGCGTCCTGGCACTAACTCAACAGGCCCTGCACCCATGGCCCCTCCAAGAGCCCCAGGGCCCTTGAGCAAGCAGGGCTCTGGCAGCAGCCAG CCCATGGAGGTGCAGGAAGGCTATGGCTTTGGGTCAG GAGATGATCCCTACTCAAGTGCAGAGCCCCATGTGTCAGGTGTGAAACG GTCCCGCTCAGGTGAGGGCGAGGTGAGCGGCCTTATGCGCAAGGTGCCACGAGTGAGCCTTGAACGCCTGGACCTGGACCTCACGGCTGACAGCCAGCCACCCGTCTTCAAGGTCTTCCCAGGCAGTACCACTGAGGACTACAACCTTATTGTTATTGAACGTGGCGCTGCCGCTGCAGCTACCGGCCAGCCAGGGACTGCGCCTGCAGGAACCCCTGGTGCCCCACCCCTGGCTGGCATGGCCATGGTCAAG GAGGAGGAGACGGAGGCTGCCATTGGAGCCCCTCCTACTGCCACTGAGGGCCCTGAGACCAAACCTGTGCTTATGGCTCTTGCGGAGGGTCCTGGTGCTGAGGGTCCCCGCCTGGCCTCACCTAGTGGCAGCACTAGCTCAgggctggaggtggtggctcCTGAGGGTACCTCAGCCCCAGGTGGTGGCCCGGGAACCCTGGATGACAGTGCTACCATTTGCCGTGTCTGCCAGAAGCCAGGCGATCTGGTCATGTGCAACCAGTGTGAGTTTTGTTTCCACCTGGACTGTCACCTGCCGGCCCTGCAGGATGTACCAGG GGAGGAGTGGAGCTGCTCACTCTGCCATGTGCTCCCTGACCTGAAGGAGGAGGATGGCAGCCTCAGCCTGGATGGTGCAGACAGCACTGGTGTGGTGGCCAAGCTTTCACCAGCCAACCAGCGG AAATGTGAGCGTGTACTGCTGGCCCTATTCTGTCATGAACCCTGCCGCCCCCTGCATCAGCTGGCTACCGACTCCACCTTCTCCCTG GACCAGCCCGGTGGCACCTTGGATCTGACCCTGATCCGTGCCCGCCTCCAGGAGAAGTTGTCACCTCCCTACAGCTCCCCACAGGAGTTTGCCCAGGATGTGGGCCGCATGTTCAAGCAATTCAACAAGTTAACTGAG GACAAGGCAGACGTGCAGTCCATCATCGGCCTGCAGCGCTTCTTCGAGACGCGCATGAACGAGGCCTTCGGTGACACCAAGTTCTCTGCTGTGCTGGTGGAGCCCCCGCCGATGAGCCTGCCTGGTGCTGGCCTGAGTTCCCAGGAGCTGTCTGGCGGCCCTGGTGATGGCCCCTGA
- the UBE2M gene encoding NEDD8-conjugating enzyme Ubc12, whose amino-acid sequence MIKLFSLKQQKKEEESAGGTKGSSKKASAAQLRIQKDINELNLPKTCDISFSDPDDLLNFKLVICPDEGFYKSGKFVFSFKVGQGYPHDPPKVKCETMVYHPNIDLEGNVCLNILREDWKPVLTINSIIYGLQYLFLEPNPEDPLNKEAAEVLQNNRRLFEQNVQRSMRGGYIGSTYFERCLK is encoded by the exons atGATCAAGCTGTTCTCGCTGAAGCagcagaagaaggaggaggagtcgGCGGGCGGCACCAAGGGCAGCAGCAAGAAGGCGTCGGCGGCGCAGCTGCGGATCCAGAAGG ACATAAACGAGCTGAACCTGCCCAAGACGTGTGATATCAGCTTCTCAGATCCAGACGACCTCCTCAACTTCAAGCTGGTCATCTGTCCTGATGAG GGCTTCTACAAGAGTGGGAAGTTTGTGTTCAGTTTTAAG GTGGGCCAGGGTTACCCGCATGATCCCCCCAAGGTGAAGTGTGAGACAATGGTCTATCACCCCAACATTGACCTCGAGGGCAACGTCTGCCTTAACATCCTCAG AGAGGACTGGAAGCCAGTCCTTACGATAAACTCCATAATTTATGGCCTGCAGTATCTCTTCTTG GAGCCCAACCCTGAGGACCCACTGAACAAGGAGGCCGCAGAGGTCCTGCAGAACAACCGGCGGCTGTTTGAGCAGAACGTGCAGCGCTCCATGCGGGGTGGCTACATCGGCTCCACCTACTTCGAGCGCTGCCTGAAATAG